One window from the genome of Fulvivirga lutea encodes:
- a CDS encoding TonB-dependent receptor plug domain-containing protein: MKNTIKFLTVMALAMVIAPSYGQEEDIFELSLEELMDIDIYSVSKKAESLFEAPLSSSTLTKEEIYNAGATSIPEALRLVPGLIVREMTNGSYDIHLRGFDNINRYGDGTSSANQITLVMIDGRPVFNYNLGGTNWEALPVDLVDVERIEVVRGPSAPLYGPNAVAGVINIITKDVDGDGVVANANVSAGTDNTYIGGVRLGYQFNEKFSAQVSGNFQRRDRQDDEIFLYQQNAYGDPGNDNFETGVERNGVNLMLDYAVAEDFNIGVQTGLQRAEVVKPFTQNATTPFSQSVYESEYVNLAVNKGGLSGRFSYTTGFDDLNKGAAQVLLKYDYSIVDANLEYNWNLSDKISVRPGFSYQSAAYNNEDYVDLSQGTIGVFQGEQTVENIAGSLMADIEVTEKLRLVAGGRVDKFNSPDEAYFAYQFAATYDINDKNLIRAVVSKSNSGSFIGPNFLDVQLPPANLYYQGDKNLDLFQIQMFELGYRTKLSNKLELNIELFRQQAENTNALIVDIPQAPYTPGGDYFRYVNMPVESVQNGVTLSANYVPSTKVQLKPFVTFQKTESENLASSQSIFGLADLSDDENDQTPAVYGGFYLNVKATEKLTVNLNPYFMSEQNQYSFYDNVNPATTVGEIDSRLIVNAKVNYMINNHFNVYLNGRNLLGDEKAEFYGTDRTSMLLMAGASIKF, from the coding sequence ATGAAAAATACAATCAAATTTTTAACAGTTATGGCCTTAGCGATGGTTATTGCACCGTCATACGGCCAGGAAGAAGATATTTTCGAGTTGAGCCTCGAAGAGTTAATGGATATAGATATTTATTCTGTATCAAAAAAGGCGGAATCATTATTTGAAGCACCGCTTTCAAGTTCTACGCTTACAAAAGAAGAGATTTATAACGCAGGTGCTACCAGCATTCCTGAAGCGTTGCGTTTAGTTCCCGGTCTTATTGTAAGAGAAATGACGAATGGCTCCTATGATATTCATTTAAGAGGTTTTGACAACATTAACAGGTACGGTGACGGAACAAGTTCTGCTAACCAAATTACCTTGGTAATGATTGACGGCAGACCTGTATTTAACTACAACTTAGGCGGAACTAACTGGGAAGCATTGCCGGTAGACTTAGTGGATGTTGAGCGAATTGAAGTAGTTAGAGGTCCTTCAGCACCACTTTACGGACCAAATGCAGTAGCAGGTGTTATTAACATTATTACAAAAGATGTAGACGGTGATGGCGTAGTTGCCAATGCCAATGTTTCAGCCGGAACGGATAATACGTATATCGGTGGTGTTAGATTAGGCTACCAATTCAATGAGAAATTCTCTGCTCAGGTGTCTGGTAATTTCCAGCGTAGAGACAGACAAGACGATGAAATTTTCTTGTATCAGCAAAATGCATATGGCGATCCGGGTAACGACAATTTTGAAACAGGTGTAGAAAGAAATGGTGTAAATCTAATGTTAGATTATGCTGTTGCTGAAGATTTTAATATCGGAGTACAAACAGGATTGCAAAGAGCAGAAGTTGTTAAGCCGTTTACTCAAAATGCTACCACACCATTTTCACAGTCAGTGTATGAGTCAGAATATGTGAACTTAGCTGTAAACAAAGGTGGATTATCAGGTAGATTTTCTTATACAACAGGTTTTGATGACCTTAATAAGGGAGCAGCACAGGTGTTGTTAAAATACGATTACTCCATTGTAGATGCCAATCTGGAATATAATTGGAATTTGTCAGATAAAATCTCTGTTCGTCCGGGGTTCAGTTATCAAAGTGCAGCATATAATAATGAAGATTATGTGGATTTATCACAGGGTACAATAGGCGTATTTCAAGGCGAGCAAACGGTAGAAAATATAGCCGGATCTTTAATGGCTGACATTGAAGTAACTGAAAAACTAAGATTGGTTGCTGGCGGTCGAGTAGATAAATTTAACTCACCTGACGAAGCGTATTTTGCTTATCAATTTGCTGCAACATATGACATTAACGATAAGAACTTGATTAGAGCAGTTGTTTCAAAATCTAACAGTGGATCATTTATAGGGCCCAACTTTTTAGATGTACAATTACCTCCTGCTAACCTGTACTATCAGGGAGATAAAAACCTAGATTTATTTCAGATTCAAATGTTTGAATTAGGTTATAGAACTAAATTGAGCAATAAGTTAGAATTGAATATTGAATTATTCAGACAACAAGCAGAGAATACCAATGCCTTGATTGTAGACATACCACAGGCACCTTATACTCCTGGCGGTGACTACTTCAGGTATGTAAACATGCCGGTTGAGTCTGTTCAAAATGGTGTTACACTTTCAGCTAATTATGTGCCGTCTACAAAAGTGCAGCTAAAGCCATTTGTAACATTCCAAAAAACAGAATCTGAGAACCTGGCATCATCCCAAAGCATTTTTGGACTGGCAGATCTTAGTGATGATGAGAACGATCAAACTCCTGCAGTATATGGTGGGTTCTACTTAAACGTGAAAGCCACAGAAAAGCTAACTGTGAATTTGAACCCTTACTTTATGAGTGAGCAAAATCAGTACAGTTTTTATGACAATGTAAACCCAGCTACTACTGTGGGTGAAATAGATAGCCGTTTAATCGTAAATGCAAAAGTGAATTATATGATTAACAACCACTTTAATGTATATCTAAACGGAAGAAACTTATTAGGTGATGAAAAGGCAGAGTTTTATGGAACTGACAGAACCAGCATGTTATTGATGGCTGGCGCTTCCATCAAATTCTAA